Proteins encoded within one genomic window of Ottowia sp. SB7-C50:
- a CDS encoding Spy/CpxP family protein refolding chaperone produces MTLTPKRLLIAAVLAASGALAIAQAPAPANQPAAGEASAARPGPGGKRMDPAQMQQRMAERRAQRLAALKSDLKLTPAQEGAWNQFVAASQPPAMGQRGPMMDRAQMAQLTTPQRLDLMDKRMAERQAHMKQRSDAVKTFYAQLTPEQQKTFDSRPMRGGRGEGRMHGGGMHGHMHGGPGMMGR; encoded by the coding sequence ATGACTCTGACCCCGAAACGCCTGTTGATCGCCGCTGTGCTGGCCGCCAGTGGCGCCCTTGCCATCGCCCAGGCGCCCGCGCCGGCCAACCAGCCCGCGGCGGGCGAAGCCTCGGCCGCACGCCCCGGCCCCGGCGGCAAACGCATGGACCCGGCGCAGATGCAGCAGCGCATGGCCGAACGCCGCGCCCAGCGGCTGGCCGCGCTCAAAAGCGACCTGAAGCTGACCCCGGCGCAGGAAGGCGCGTGGAACCAGTTCGTCGCCGCCAGCCAGCCGCCCGCCATGGGCCAGCGCGGCCCGATGATGGACCGCGCGCAGATGGCGCAGCTGACCACGCCGCAGCGCCTGGACCTGATGGACAAGCGCATGGCCGAGCGCCAGGCGCACATGAAGCAGCGCAGCGACGCGGTGAAGACCTTCTACGCCCAGCTGACGCCCGAGCAGCAGAAGACCTTCGACAGCCGCCCGATGCGCGGCGGGCGCGGCGAAGGTCGCATGCACGGTGGCGGCATGCACGGCCACATGCATGGCGGCCCGGGCATGATGGGCCGCTGA
- a CDS encoding DUF2189 domain-containing protein — translation MPYTAPPPPPLPPRPPRGTLKLPDVRTVALTAPLNWLALGWRDLWRIGMPSLLHGMLLTTFGLLLLMLARDQFWLLAGAFSGFLVVAPVLATSLYALSRALERGEPANLRTIGKTWTRWQFSRYAVHGGYWSLVRFGLLLSLAGTGWVLTSAALITVLAPAPVNTPTDFLRHVVLTHRGYLFELWLTMGALMAAPLFASSVVSMPMLLDRRVDVLQAVLTSWQTVMTNPGAMALWAALIMGLTLLGMATMVLGLIVILPWLGHASWHAYRALVDTSNLPERLPPEGKA, via the coding sequence GTGCCCTACACCGCCCCACCCCCCCCTCCTTTGCCGCCGCGCCCGCCGCGCGGCACCCTGAAGCTGCCCGACGTGCGCACCGTTGCGCTGACGGCGCCCCTGAACTGGCTGGCGCTGGGCTGGCGCGACCTGTGGCGCATCGGCATGCCCAGCCTGTTGCACGGCATGCTGCTGACCACCTTCGGCCTGCTGCTGCTGATGCTGGCGCGCGACCAGTTCTGGCTGCTGGCGGGCGCGTTCTCGGGCTTTCTGGTGGTGGCGCCGGTGCTGGCCACCAGCCTGTACGCGCTGTCGCGCGCGCTGGAGCGCGGCGAGCCGGCCAACCTGCGCACCATCGGCAAGACGTGGACGCGCTGGCAGTTTTCGCGCTATGCGGTGCACGGCGGCTACTGGAGCCTGGTGCGCTTCGGCCTGCTGCTGTCGCTGGCCGGCACCGGCTGGGTGCTGACCTCGGCCGCGCTCATCACCGTGCTGGCGCCCGCGCCGGTCAACACGCCGACCGACTTTCTGCGCCATGTCGTGCTGACGCACCGGGGCTACCTGTTCGAGCTGTGGCTGACCATGGGCGCGCTGATGGCGGCGCCGCTGTTCGCGTCCAGCGTGGTCAGCATGCCGATGCTGCTGGACCGGCGGGTCGACGTGCTGCAGGCCGTGCTGACCAGCTGGCAGACGGTGATGACCAACCCCGGCGCCATGGCGCTGTGGGCCGCGCTCATCATGGGGCTGACGCTGCTGGGCATGGCCACCATGGTGCTGGGCCTGATCGTGATCCTGCCGTGGCTGGGCCACGCCAGCTGGCACGCCTACCGCGCGCTGGTCGACACCAGCAACCTGCCGGAGCGCCTGCCGCCCGAAGGAAAAGCCTGA
- a CDS encoding DUF2788 domain-containing protein: MFGFNEEQIAWFGLTIGVGAFMLYMVFIIGHLAWEAKAGKFGTFVLFLALGFGMVGFVAKMLIEWFIGQ, from the coding sequence ATGTTCGGTTTCAACGAAGAGCAGATCGCCTGGTTCGGCCTCACGATTGGCGTGGGCGCGTTCATGCTCTACATGGTCTTCATCATCGGGCACCTGGCCTGGGAAGCCAAGGCCGGCAAGTTCGGCACCTTCGTGCTGTTTCTGGCGCTGGGCTTCGGCATGGTGGGCTTCGTGGCCAAGATGCTGATCGAGTGGTTCATCGGCCAGTAG
- the minC gene encoding septum site-determining protein MinC, with protein sequence MSVALAGRSPRTFDIKSASLPLLALRLKSPDIDLLADELLAQYGEMPDFFEDDGVVLDLSTLANDQGDAEIDFQRVGELLHERRLRLLAVRGGSPAQQDAARAIGLLLAPDTRVQTAARVDEPADPTSGKPAAPVAAPDLPAPGALVIDRPLRSGQQVYARGRDLVVLAMVNHGAEVVADGHIHIYAPLRGRALAGARGWSEACIFAREMRPDLVSIAGVYRTSEEPLPDTVWGQAAMVRLASTDAGDKLIFDPIAG encoded by the coding sequence ATGTCCGTCGCCCTCGCCGGTCGCAGCCCCCGCACTTTCGACATCAAGAGCGCCAGCCTGCCCTTGCTGGCGTTGCGCCTGAAGTCGCCCGACATCGACCTGCTGGCCGACGAGCTGCTGGCGCAATACGGCGAGATGCCCGACTTCTTCGAAGACGACGGCGTGGTGCTCGACTTGTCCACATTGGCCAACGACCAGGGCGACGCCGAGATCGACTTCCAGCGCGTGGGCGAACTGCTGCACGAGCGCCGCCTGCGCCTGCTGGCCGTGCGCGGCGGCAGCCCCGCCCAGCAGGACGCGGCGCGCGCCATCGGCCTGCTGCTGGCGCCCGACACGCGCGTGCAGACGGCGGCGCGTGTCGACGAACCGGCCGACCCGACGTCGGGCAAACCCGCGGCGCCGGTGGCGGCGCCCGACCTGCCTGCGCCCGGCGCGCTGGTCATCGACCGGCCGCTGCGCTCGGGCCAGCAGGTGTATGCGCGCGGGCGCGACCTGGTGGTGCTGGCCATGGTCAACCATGGTGCCGAGGTCGTCGCCGACGGCCACATCCACATCTACGCGCCGCTGCGCGGCCGTGCCCTGGCCGGCGCGCGCGGCTGGAGCGAGGCCTGCATCTTCGCGCGCGAAATGCGGCCCGACCTGGTGTCCATCGCCGGTGTCTATCGCACCAGCGAAGAGCCGCTGCCCGACACCGTGTGGGGCCAAGCCGCCATGGTGCGGCTGGCCAGCACCGACGCGGGCGACAAGCTCATCTTCGACCCCATCGCCGGCTGA
- the minD gene encoding septum site-determining protein MinD: MAKIIVVTSGKGGVGKTTTSAAFASGLALKGHKVAVIDFDVGLRNLDLIMGCERRVVYDFVNVIHGEANLTQALIKDKQCDNLFVLAASQTRDKEALTREGVKKVLDDLAAMDFDYIICDSPAGIETGALMAMHYADEALVVTNPEVSSVRDSDRILGMLGSKTQRAIDGAEPIKEHLLITRYNPNRVADGQMLSLEDIQDILRIKLIGVIPESEAVLQASNQGLPAVHLKGTDVAGAYSDVVERFLGQDVPLRYIEAEKPGFFKRLFGR; this comes from the coding sequence ATGGCAAAAATCATTGTGGTGACTTCCGGCAAGGGTGGCGTGGGCAAGACCACCACCAGTGCCGCCTTTGCTTCCGGGCTGGCGCTCAAGGGCCACAAGGTGGCGGTGATCGACTTCGACGTCGGCCTGCGCAACCTGGACCTCATCATGGGCTGCGAGCGCCGCGTGGTGTACGACTTCGTCAACGTGATCCACGGCGAGGCCAACCTGACGCAGGCCCTCATCAAGGACAAGCAGTGCGACAACCTGTTCGTGCTGGCCGCCAGCCAGACGCGCGACAAGGAAGCGCTGACGCGCGAAGGCGTCAAGAAGGTGCTGGACGACCTGGCCGCCATGGACTTCGACTACATCATCTGCGACTCGCCCGCCGGCATCGAAACCGGCGCGCTGATGGCCATGCACTACGCCGACGAGGCGCTGGTGGTGACCAACCCGGAAGTGAGCAGCGTGCGCGATTCCGACCGCATCCTGGGCATGCTGGGCAGCAAGACGCAGCGCGCCATCGACGGCGCCGAGCCGATCAAGGAGCACCTGCTCATCACCCGCTACAACCCCAACCGCGTGGCCGACGGCCAGATGCTGAGCCTGGAAGACATCCAGGACATCCTGCGCATCAAGCTGATCGGCGTCATCCCCGAAAGCGAGGCCGTGCTGCAGGCGTCCAACCAGGGCCTGCCGGCGGTGCACTTGAAGGGCACCGACGTGGCGGGCGCGTATTCCGACGTGGTCGAGCGCTTTCTGGGCCAGGACGTGCCGCTGCGCTACATCGAGGCCGAGAAGCCCGGCTTCTTCAAGCGCCTGTTCGGGAGGTAA
- the minE gene encoding cell division topological specificity factor MinE — protein sequence MSFLSFFLGEKKKTANVAKERLQIILAHERAGRPAFAPDYLPDLQRELIEVISKYVKIDPKDIKVNLERQDDLEVLEVKIELPEKANAG from the coding sequence ATGTCCTTCCTCTCATTTTTTCTCGGCGAGAAGAAGAAGACCGCCAACGTCGCCAAGGAGCGGCTGCAGATCATCCTGGCGCACGAACGCGCCGGCCGCCCCGCGTTTGCGCCCGATTACCTGCCGGACCTGCAGCGCGAGCTGATCGAGGTCATCAGCAAGTACGTCAAGATCGACCCGAAGGACATCAAGGTCAACCTGGAACGCCAGGACGACCTGGAAGTGCTGGAAGTGAAGATCGAGCTGCCCGAAAAAGCCAACGCGGGCTAG
- a CDS encoding DUF4124 domain-containing protein: MPQDIHPAAEPTLRPPENDAASGVWRWLLAAVVVAVILVGAYQAYRWLVSDVERRRAVAVEPAPAPASTPVAMAPPAERTPPPVARAPAPAPPPAAAPNEGPAPAVTGQSIHKCVVDGQVTYSNQPCPDGAISTTLQADTPGTDPNGVAGSAGDSVPAVLVARPASLSVGDPGSQTAVCGYLKAEIERLDFEFKQPLPPAVLDHISSQLASLRARHGEAKCAPLTKPVDKKPAAAAPKRPPPKVVEEKRGD, from the coding sequence ATGCCCCAGGACATCCACCCCGCTGCCGAACCGACGTTGCGCCCGCCGGAGAATGACGCTGCGTCGGGCGTGTGGCGCTGGCTGCTGGCGGCCGTCGTGGTGGCGGTCATCCTGGTGGGCGCGTACCAGGCCTACCGCTGGCTGGTGAGCGACGTCGAGCGCCGCCGCGCCGTGGCCGTGGAGCCGGCGCCCGCGCCTGCCTCCACACCCGTGGCCATGGCGCCGCCGGCCGAACGCACGCCCCCGCCCGTGGCCCGCGCGCCTGCTCCTGCACCGCCGCCTGCCGCGGCGCCCAACGAAGGCCCGGCGCCCGCCGTCACCGGCCAGTCCATCCACAAGTGCGTGGTGGACGGCCAGGTGACCTACAGCAACCAACCCTGCCCCGATGGCGCCATCAGCACCACCCTGCAGGCCGACACGCCGGGCACCGACCCCAATGGCGTGGCCGGTTCGGCCGGTGACAGCGTGCCCGCCGTGCTGGTCGCGCGCCCCGCCAGCCTGAGCGTGGGCGACCCCGGCTCGCAAACCGCCGTCTGCGGCTACCTCAAGGCCGAGATCGAACGGCTCGACTTCGAGTTCAAGCAACCGCTGCCGCCCGCCGTGTTGGACCACATCTCGTCGCAACTGGCCAGCCTGCGCGCGCGCCACGGCGAAGCCAAGTGCGCCCCGCTGACCAAGCCCGTCGACAAAAAGCCCGCCGCTGCCGCCCCCAAGCGCCCGCCGCCCAAGGTCGTCGAGGAAAAGCGCGGCGACTGA
- the infA gene encoding translation initiation factor IF-1, with the protein MAKEELIEMQGIVNEVLPDTRFRVTLDNGHELVAYSAGKMKKNHIRILAGDRVSLELSPYDLTKGRINFRHLERRGPPPTGGGGQRRR; encoded by the coding sequence ATGGCGAAGGAAGAGCTGATCGAGATGCAAGGCATCGTCAACGAAGTGCTGCCGGACACGCGCTTTCGCGTGACGCTGGACAACGGCCACGAGCTGGTGGCCTATTCGGCTGGCAAGATGAAGAAGAACCACATCCGCATCCTGGCGGGTGACCGCGTGTCGCTGGAGCTGTCGCCCTACGACCTGACCAAGGGCCGCATCAACTTCCGCCACCTCGAGCGCCGCGGCCCGCCCCCGACCGGTGGCGGTGGCCAGCGTCGGCGCTGA
- a CDS encoding 3-deoxy-7-phosphoheptulonate synthase, whose amino-acid sequence MQDIDNPSTHDTTRIDDLRIRAVRPLLTPALIQEWLPAPDAAQALVEHSRSAISRVLQGHDDRLVVVVGPCSIHDHAQALDYARRLKAESERHAAELLVVMRVYFEKPRTTVGWKGYINDPHLDGSYAINEGLQMARRLLLDVLALGLPVGTEFLDLLSPQFISDLVSWGAIGARTTESQSHRQLASGLSCPVGFKNGTDGGVKVAADAIVAAQSPHAFLGLTKMGQSAIFETRGNDDCHVILRGGKAPNYSKADVDAACALLKSNGLREQVMIDLSHANSSKQHARQIEVAKDVAAQVAAGDGRVMGVMIESHLEEGRQDIVPGQPLKPGVSVTDACISFAQTVPVLEGLAEAVRARRATRG is encoded by the coding sequence ATGCAAGACATCGACAACCCGTCCACCCACGACACCACCCGCATCGACGATTTGCGCATCCGCGCGGTGCGCCCGCTGCTCACACCCGCGCTGATCCAGGAATGGCTGCCCGCGCCCGACGCGGCGCAGGCGCTGGTCGAACACAGCCGCAGCGCGATCTCGCGCGTGCTGCAGGGGCACGACGACCGGCTGGTGGTGGTGGTCGGCCCGTGTTCCATCCACGACCACGCCCAGGCGCTGGACTACGCGCGCCGCCTGAAGGCTGAAAGCGAGCGCCACGCGGCCGAGCTGCTGGTGGTGATGCGCGTGTACTTCGAAAAGCCGCGCACCACCGTGGGCTGGAAGGGCTACATCAACGACCCGCACCTGGACGGCAGCTACGCCATCAACGAAGGCCTGCAGATGGCGCGCCGCCTGCTGCTGGACGTGCTGGCGCTGGGCCTGCCGGTGGGCACCGAATTCCTCGACCTGCTCAGCCCGCAGTTCATCAGCGACCTGGTGAGCTGGGGCGCCATCGGCGCGCGCACCACCGAGAGCCAGAGCCACCGCCAGCTGGCCAGCGGCCTGAGCTGCCCGGTCGGCTTCAAGAACGGTACCGACGGCGGCGTGAAGGTGGCCGCCGACGCCATCGTCGCCGCGCAGTCGCCGCACGCCTTTCTGGGCCTGACCAAGATGGGGCAGAGCGCCATCTTTGAAACGCGCGGCAACGACGACTGCCACGTGATCCTGCGCGGCGGGAAGGCGCCCAATTATTCCAAGGCCGACGTCGACGCGGCCTGCGCGCTGCTGAAGTCAAACGGGCTGCGCGAGCAGGTCATGATCGACCTGTCGCACGCCAATTCCAGCAAGCAGCACGCCCGGCAGATCGAGGTGGCGAAGGACGTGGCCGCCCAGGTGGCCGCGGGCGATGGCCGCGTCATGGGCGTGATGATCGAAAGCCACCTGGAAGAAGGCCGCCAGGACATCGTGCCCGGCCAGCCGCTCAAGCCCGGCGTGTCGGTGACGGACGCCTGCATCAGCTTCGCGCAGACCGTGCCGGTGCTTGAAGGCCTGGCGGAGGCGGTGCGGGCGCGCCGGGCGACGCGCGGTTGA
- a CDS encoding ATP-binding protein: MKARALPVIHPARCTGCGWCVAVCAPHVLSLHAAGRRKTSTLDDAAGCTGCALCAVRCPFGAIGMLRQRADAAPAPV, encoded by the coding sequence ATGAAAGCCCGCGCCCTGCCGGTCATCCACCCCGCGCGCTGCACGGGTTGCGGCTGGTGCGTGGCGGTGTGCGCGCCGCATGTGCTGTCGCTGCACGCGGCGGGCAGGCGCAAGACCTCGACGCTGGATGACGCAGCCGGCTGCACCGGCTGCGCGCTGTGCGCGGTGCGCTGCCCGTTCGGGGCCATCGGCATGCTGCGGCAGCGCGCGGACGCGGCGCCGGCGCCCGTGTGA
- a CDS encoding NnrU family protein, with protein MLVLVIGLLIFLGAHSMRIFAEGWRAQTIGRLGEKPWKGLYTLVSLLGFALIIWGYSLARQQPVVLWQPPVMMKHLNSLFTLLAFIFLAAAYVPRNQIKARLHHPMVLAVKLWAFGHLLATAKLADVVLFGAFLLWAVLDFRAARQRDRALGTVYAPGTLGGTLIAVVLGVVAWAAFAFWAHAAWIGVAPLGRGA; from the coding sequence ATGCTGGTTCTCGTCATTGGTCTGCTGATCTTTCTGGGCGCGCATTCGATGCGCATTTTTGCCGAGGGCTGGCGCGCGCAGACCATCGGGCGGCTGGGCGAAAAGCCGTGGAAGGGGCTGTACACGCTGGTGTCGCTGCTCGGTTTTGCGCTGATCATCTGGGGCTACAGCCTGGCGCGGCAGCAACCGGTGGTGCTGTGGCAGCCGCCGGTGATGATGAAGCACCTGAACTCGCTGTTCACGCTGCTGGCCTTCATCTTTCTGGCCGCCGCCTACGTGCCGCGCAACCAGATCAAGGCGCGGCTGCACCACCCGATGGTGCTGGCCGTCAAGCTGTGGGCCTTTGGCCACCTGCTGGCGACGGCCAAGCTGGCCGATGTGGTGCTGTTCGGCGCCTTTTTGCTGTGGGCCGTCCTCGACTTTCGCGCCGCGCGCCAGCGCGACCGGGCGCTGGGCACGGTGTACGCGCCGGGCACGCTGGGCGGCACGTTGATCGCCGTGGTGCTGGGCGTGGTGGCCTGGGCGGCGTTCGCGTTCTGGGCGCACGCGGCGTGGATCGGCGTGGCGCCGCTGGGCCGCGGCGCCTGA
- the rocF gene encoding arginase, with protein sequence MPLDRPRIALIGAPTDVGAGERGASMGPEALRVAGLVEALRGQGAEVLDTGNLAGPPNPMQPPVGGFRHLPEVAAWNRAVHDAVHGALQAGQLPILLGGDHCLAIGSISAVARHVQARGQKLRVLWFDAHADFNTAALTPSGNIHGMPVASLFGDGPPELVGIGGFSSERPALRAPELRQIGIRSVDAGEKRLVHEAGIEVFDMRFIDEHGMRAAMERALAGVDADTHLHVSLDVDFLDPSIAPGVATTVPGGPTYREAQLCMEMVADTGRLASLDIVEINPAYDTHNNTAELAVDLVESLFGKSTLMRRRGAA encoded by the coding sequence ATGCCCCTGGATCGCCCCCGCATTGCCCTGATCGGCGCGCCCACCGACGTCGGCGCCGGTGAGCGCGGCGCCAGCATGGGGCCCGAGGCGTTGCGCGTGGCCGGGCTGGTCGAGGCGCTGCGTGGCCAGGGCGCCGAGGTGCTTGACACCGGCAACCTGGCCGGCCCGCCCAACCCCATGCAGCCGCCCGTCGGCGGCTTTCGCCACCTGCCCGAAGTCGCCGCCTGGAACCGCGCCGTGCACGACGCGGTGCATGGCGCGCTGCAAGCGGGCCAATTGCCGATTCTGCTGGGCGGCGACCACTGCCTGGCCATCGGCTCCATCAGCGCCGTGGCGCGCCACGTGCAGGCGCGCGGCCAAAAGCTGCGCGTGCTGTGGTTCGACGCGCATGCCGACTTCAACACCGCCGCGCTCACGCCCAGCGGCAACATCCACGGCATGCCCGTGGCCAGCCTGTTTGGCGACGGCCCGCCCGAGCTGGTGGGCATTGGCGGCTTTTCGTCCGAGCGGCCCGCGCTGCGCGCGCCCGAGCTGCGCCAGATCGGCATCCGCAGCGTCGATGCGGGCGAAAAGCGCCTGGTGCACGAGGCCGGCATTGAGGTGTTCGACATGCGCTTCATCGACGAGCACGGCATGCGCGCCGCCATGGAGCGCGCGCTGGCGGGCGTCGATGCCGACACGCACCTGCACGTCAGCCTGGACGTGGACTTTCTCGACCCCTCGATCGCCCCCGGCGTGGCCACCACCGTGCCCGGCGGCCCGACGTACCGCGAGGCGCAGCTATGCATGGAGATGGTGGCCGACACCGGGCGGCTGGCGTCGCTCGACATCGTTGAGATCAACCCCGCCTACGACACCCACAACAACACCGCCGAGCTGGCGGTGGACCTGGTCGAAAGCCTGTTCGGCAAGAGCACGCTGATGCGCCGGCGCGGCGCTGCCTGA
- a CDS encoding winged helix-turn-helix transcriptional regulator translates to MESTTLDRTDLRILAALQADGRISNLKLAEAVALSPTAVLARVQRLTREGFIRGYHAELNPDKLGRGLVVFVEVLLDRTTPNVFDAFKAAVQVQGDILECHMVAGGFDYLLKTRMADMAAYRAFAGRVLWQLPGVRETRTYAVMEEVKSGTALPLPAT, encoded by the coding sequence ATGGAATCCACCACGCTCGATCGCACCGATCTGCGCATCCTCGCCGCCCTGCAAGCCGATGGCCGCATCAGCAACCTCAAGCTGGCCGAAGCCGTGGCCCTGTCGCCCACCGCCGTGCTGGCGCGCGTGCAGCGCCTCACGCGTGAAGGCTTCATCCGCGGCTACCACGCCGAGCTGAACCCCGACAAGCTGGGCCGCGGCCTGGTGGTGTTCGTCGAAGTGCTGCTGGACCGCACCACGCCCAATGTGTTCGACGCCTTCAAGGCCGCCGTGCAGGTGCAGGGCGACATCCTGGAATGCCACATGGTGGCCGGCGGCTTCGACTACCTGCTGAAGACCCGCATGGCCGACATGGCCGCCTACCGCGCCTTTGCCGGCCGCGTGCTGTGGCAGTTGCCCGGCGTGCGCGAGACGCGCACCTATGCGGTGATGGAGGAGGTCAAGAGCGGCACGGCGCTGCCGCTGCCGGCGACGTGA